A DNA window from Arachis duranensis cultivar V14167 chromosome 3, aradu.V14167.gnm2.J7QH, whole genome shotgun sequence contains the following coding sequences:
- the LOC107479348 gene encoding protein ALTERED PHOSPHATE STARVATION RESPONSE 1 isoform X1, which produces MGCILSSFDEDENVGICKERKKLIKQLVSIRGEFSDSLLAYLKALRNTGGTLRQFTESEILEFDSTYNGVAGPPSPRTHLPTSPVRPPPPLPPLVADEVTPQVAQEVTSEDVCNNVPPMQNDAGMGSWIFSTEVQNFEIVESAEDENWEETKTEFEDEDQEPEVVLSGVRSRSGKQPVDDNTSTRSLFGKEGTDMPVVEVKRTRREKTLEAIGTELDEFFLKASACVKEIAILIDVSGGDTLLRSNSGHLDGKSGNSAKVFSILSRSRHRARDAAESFGPSEPCKPGAHCATLKKLHAAEKKLFKAVKEEVIVKLEFERKSLLLQKQENENIDWMKTDKTRSNVENLNSHLLDLRQLITETTSSILYLIDEELLPQLVALTAGLIKMWRTMNKCHQAQTLICQQLSNLSDNQNVLQNTEDHHRATIQFQTEASYWYSSFCKLVKSQREYVRTLCRWIQLTKCLWDGHESSDNSSLIHSICQQWELGLDRLPDKDASDAIKGLLSSIHSIIDQQAQEDNILKRLNKLKMRWRRCSESLSEMEEKFKYTFENEDIPVNMSPMHPLSLKRNKTEALKKEVDRMTATYMGAVQCSRTMTLNHLKTRLPQLFQSLMEFSNASAEAIEGIQNPVEQVESTDTTASQN; this is translated from the exons ATGGGTTGTATTTTGTCAAGTTTTGATGAGGATGAGAACGTTGGCATCTGCAAAGAGAGGAAGAAACTAATAAAGCAGCTAGTGAGTATTAGAGGGGAGTTTTCTGATTCCCTTTTAGCATATTTGAAAGCATTGAGGAACACTGGTGGCACCCTCCGGCAGTTCACGGAATCTGAGATTCTAGAATTTGATAGTACCTATAATGGTGTTGCAGGGCCGCCTTCTCCTCGCACTCATCTCCCTACTTCCCCAGTGCGACCACCGCCACCACTGCCTCCGCTTGTCGCTGACGAAGTTACACCACAGGTTGCCCAAGAGGTGACCTCTGAGGATGTTTGCAACAATGTTCCTCCAATGCAAAATGATGCAGGTATGGGGTCCTGGATATTTTCGACCGAAGTTCAAAACTTTGAAATAGTGGAATCAGCAGAGGACGAGAACTGGGAAGAAACCAAAACAGAATTTGAGGATGAAGACCAGGAACCAGAAGTTGTTCTGAGTGGTGTAAGATCACGTAGTGGAAAGCAGCCAGTTGATGATAATACCTCCACCAGAAGCTTGTTTGGAAAGGAGGGTACAGATATGCCTGTCGTTGAGGTCAAGAGAACTAGAAGGGAGAAAACATTGGAGGCAATAGGTACAGAGTTAGATGAGTTTTTCCTGAAAGCATCAGCTTGTGTAAAGGAAATTGCTATTCTTATTGATGTCAGTGGAGGAGATACTCTTCTGCGGTCTAATTCTGGGCATCTAGATG GGAAGAGTGGCAATTCTGCAAAGGTCTTCAGTATATTGTCACGGAGTAGGCATCGAGCCAGAGATGCTGCTGAGTCTTTTGGTCCTAGCGAACCATGCAAGCCTGGGGCTCATTGTGCCACCCTTAAAAAGTTACATGCTGCAGAGAAGAAACTTTTCAAGGCAGTAAAG GAAGAAGTAATCGTCAAACTGGAGTTCGAGAGGAAGTCTTTATTATTGCAAAAGCAAGAGAATGAGAACATTGATTGGATGAAGACTGACAAAACTAGATCAAATGTTGAGAACCTGAACTCTCATTTATTGGATCTGCGACAATTGATCACCGAAACAACTTCATCAATTTTGTACCTTATAGATGAGGAGCTGTTACCCCAGCTGGTTGCATTAACTGCAGG GTTGATAAAAATGTGGAGGACAATGAATAAGTGTCATCAGGCCCAAACACTCATTTGCCAGCAGCTGAGTAACCTCAGCGATAATCAAAACGTATTACAAAACACCGAAGATCATCACCGGGCTACCATTCAGTTTCAGACAGAAGCCTCTTACTGGTACTCTAGCTTTTGCAAGCTTGTGAAATCTCAACGCGAGTACGTAAGGACCCTCTGTAGGTGGATTCAGCTTACCAAATGCCTCTGGGATGGCCATGAATCTAGCGATAATTCCTCATTGATTCATTCCATTTGTCAACAGTGGGAACTTGGCCTTGACAGACTACCTGACAAG GATGCCTCTGATGCAATAAAGGGCCTATTGTCATCTATCCATTCCATAATTGACCAGCAGGCGCAGGAAGATAACATTCTGAAGCGGTTGAACAAACTCAAAATGCGGTGGCGAAGATGCTCGGAGTCCCTGAGCGAGATGGAGGAAAAATTCAAGTACACCTTTGAAAATGAAGATATACCTGTTAATATGAGCCCCATGCACCCGTTATCGcttaaaagaaacaaaacagAAGCCCTGAAGAAGGAAGTAGATCGTATGACAGCAACTTACATGGGTGCTGTCCAGTGTAGTAGGACCATGACTCTAAATCACCTCAAAACTAGACTTCCCCAACTTTTCCAGTCACTGATGGAATTTTCGAATGCTTCGGCCGAGGCTATTGAGGGTATCCAGAACCCTGTCGAACAAGTAGAATCCACTGATACTACTGCATCACAGAACTGA
- the LOC107479348 gene encoding protein ALTERED PHOSPHATE STARVATION RESPONSE 1 isoform X2 — MQNDAGMGSWIFSTEVQNFEIVESAEDENWEETKTEFEDEDQEPEVVLSGVRSRSGKQPVDDNTSTRSLFGKEGTDMPVVEVKRTRREKTLEAIGTELDEFFLKASACVKEIAILIDVSGGDTLLRSNSGHLDGKSGNSAKVFSILSRSRHRARDAAESFGPSEPCKPGAHCATLKKLHAAEKKLFKAVKEEVIVKLEFERKSLLLQKQENENIDWMKTDKTRSNVENLNSHLLDLRQLITETTSSILYLIDEELLPQLVALTAGLIKMWRTMNKCHQAQTLICQQLSNLSDNQNVLQNTEDHHRATIQFQTEASYWYSSFCKLVKSQREYVRTLCRWIQLTKCLWDGHESSDNSSLIHSICQQWELGLDRLPDKDASDAIKGLLSSIHSIIDQQAQEDNILKRLNKLKMRWRRCSESLSEMEEKFKYTFENEDIPVNMSPMHPLSLKRNKTEALKKEVDRMTATYMGAVQCSRTMTLNHLKTRLPQLFQSLMEFSNASAEAIEGIQNPVEQVESTDTTASQN, encoded by the exons ATGCAAAATGATGCAGGTATGGGGTCCTGGATATTTTCGACCGAAGTTCAAAACTTTGAAATAGTGGAATCAGCAGAGGACGAGAACTGGGAAGAAACCAAAACAGAATTTGAGGATGAAGACCAGGAACCAGAAGTTGTTCTGAGTGGTGTAAGATCACGTAGTGGAAAGCAGCCAGTTGATGATAATACCTCCACCAGAAGCTTGTTTGGAAAGGAGGGTACAGATATGCCTGTCGTTGAGGTCAAGAGAACTAGAAGGGAGAAAACATTGGAGGCAATAGGTACAGAGTTAGATGAGTTTTTCCTGAAAGCATCAGCTTGTGTAAAGGAAATTGCTATTCTTATTGATGTCAGTGGAGGAGATACTCTTCTGCGGTCTAATTCTGGGCATCTAGATG GGAAGAGTGGCAATTCTGCAAAGGTCTTCAGTATATTGTCACGGAGTAGGCATCGAGCCAGAGATGCTGCTGAGTCTTTTGGTCCTAGCGAACCATGCAAGCCTGGGGCTCATTGTGCCACCCTTAAAAAGTTACATGCTGCAGAGAAGAAACTTTTCAAGGCAGTAAAG GAAGAAGTAATCGTCAAACTGGAGTTCGAGAGGAAGTCTTTATTATTGCAAAAGCAAGAGAATGAGAACATTGATTGGATGAAGACTGACAAAACTAGATCAAATGTTGAGAACCTGAACTCTCATTTATTGGATCTGCGACAATTGATCACCGAAACAACTTCATCAATTTTGTACCTTATAGATGAGGAGCTGTTACCCCAGCTGGTTGCATTAACTGCAGG GTTGATAAAAATGTGGAGGACAATGAATAAGTGTCATCAGGCCCAAACACTCATTTGCCAGCAGCTGAGTAACCTCAGCGATAATCAAAACGTATTACAAAACACCGAAGATCATCACCGGGCTACCATTCAGTTTCAGACAGAAGCCTCTTACTGGTACTCTAGCTTTTGCAAGCTTGTGAAATCTCAACGCGAGTACGTAAGGACCCTCTGTAGGTGGATTCAGCTTACCAAATGCCTCTGGGATGGCCATGAATCTAGCGATAATTCCTCATTGATTCATTCCATTTGTCAACAGTGGGAACTTGGCCTTGACAGACTACCTGACAAG GATGCCTCTGATGCAATAAAGGGCCTATTGTCATCTATCCATTCCATAATTGACCAGCAGGCGCAGGAAGATAACATTCTGAAGCGGTTGAACAAACTCAAAATGCGGTGGCGAAGATGCTCGGAGTCCCTGAGCGAGATGGAGGAAAAATTCAAGTACACCTTTGAAAATGAAGATATACCTGTTAATATGAGCCCCATGCACCCGTTATCGcttaaaagaaacaaaacagAAGCCCTGAAGAAGGAAGTAGATCGTATGACAGCAACTTACATGGGTGCTGTCCAGTGTAGTAGGACCATGACTCTAAATCACCTCAAAACTAGACTTCCCCAACTTTTCCAGTCACTGATGGAATTTTCGAATGCTTCGGCCGAGGCTATTGAGGGTATCCAGAACCCTGTCGAACAAGTAGAATCCACTGATACTACTGCATCACAGAACTGA
- the LOC107479348 gene encoding protein ALTERED PHOSPHATE STARVATION RESPONSE 1 isoform X3 — translation MGCILSSFDEDENVGICKERKKLIKQLVSIRGEFSDSLLAYLKALRNTGGTLRQFTESEILEFDSTYNGVAGPPSPRTHLPTSPVRPPPPLPPLVADEVTPQVAQEVTSEDVCNNVPPMQNDAGMGSWIFSTEVQNFEIVESAEDENWEETKTEFEDEDQEPEVVLSGVRSRSGKQPVDDNTSTRSLFGKEGTDMPVVEVKRTRREKTLEAIGTELDEFFLKASACVKEIAILIDVSGGDTLLRSNSGHLDGKSGNSAKVFSILSRSRHRARDAAESFGPSEPCKPGAHCATLKKLHAAEKKLFKAVKEEVIVKLEFERKSLLLQKQENENIDWMKTDKTRSNVENLNSHLLDLRQLITETTSSILYLIDEELLPQLVALTAGLIKMWRTMNKCHQAQTLICQQLSNLSDNQNVLQNTEDHHRATIQFQTEASYWYSSFCKLVKSQREYVRTLCRWIQLTKCLWDGHESSDNSSLIHSICQQWELGLDRLPDKSGL, via the exons ATGGGTTGTATTTTGTCAAGTTTTGATGAGGATGAGAACGTTGGCATCTGCAAAGAGAGGAAGAAACTAATAAAGCAGCTAGTGAGTATTAGAGGGGAGTTTTCTGATTCCCTTTTAGCATATTTGAAAGCATTGAGGAACACTGGTGGCACCCTCCGGCAGTTCACGGAATCTGAGATTCTAGAATTTGATAGTACCTATAATGGTGTTGCAGGGCCGCCTTCTCCTCGCACTCATCTCCCTACTTCCCCAGTGCGACCACCGCCACCACTGCCTCCGCTTGTCGCTGACGAAGTTACACCACAGGTTGCCCAAGAGGTGACCTCTGAGGATGTTTGCAACAATGTTCCTCCAATGCAAAATGATGCAGGTATGGGGTCCTGGATATTTTCGACCGAAGTTCAAAACTTTGAAATAGTGGAATCAGCAGAGGACGAGAACTGGGAAGAAACCAAAACAGAATTTGAGGATGAAGACCAGGAACCAGAAGTTGTTCTGAGTGGTGTAAGATCACGTAGTGGAAAGCAGCCAGTTGATGATAATACCTCCACCAGAAGCTTGTTTGGAAAGGAGGGTACAGATATGCCTGTCGTTGAGGTCAAGAGAACTAGAAGGGAGAAAACATTGGAGGCAATAGGTACAGAGTTAGATGAGTTTTTCCTGAAAGCATCAGCTTGTGTAAAGGAAATTGCTATTCTTATTGATGTCAGTGGAGGAGATACTCTTCTGCGGTCTAATTCTGGGCATCTAGATG GGAAGAGTGGCAATTCTGCAAAGGTCTTCAGTATATTGTCACGGAGTAGGCATCGAGCCAGAGATGCTGCTGAGTCTTTTGGTCCTAGCGAACCATGCAAGCCTGGGGCTCATTGTGCCACCCTTAAAAAGTTACATGCTGCAGAGAAGAAACTTTTCAAGGCAGTAAAG GAAGAAGTAATCGTCAAACTGGAGTTCGAGAGGAAGTCTTTATTATTGCAAAAGCAAGAGAATGAGAACATTGATTGGATGAAGACTGACAAAACTAGATCAAATGTTGAGAACCTGAACTCTCATTTATTGGATCTGCGACAATTGATCACCGAAACAACTTCATCAATTTTGTACCTTATAGATGAGGAGCTGTTACCCCAGCTGGTTGCATTAACTGCAGG GTTGATAAAAATGTGGAGGACAATGAATAAGTGTCATCAGGCCCAAACACTCATTTGCCAGCAGCTGAGTAACCTCAGCGATAATCAAAACGTATTACAAAACACCGAAGATCATCACCGGGCTACCATTCAGTTTCAGACAGAAGCCTCTTACTGGTACTCTAGCTTTTGCAAGCTTGTGAAATCTCAACGCGAGTACGTAAGGACCCTCTGTAGGTGGATTCAGCTTACCAAATGCCTCTGGGATGGCCATGAATCTAGCGATAATTCCTCATTGATTCATTCCATTTGTCAACAGTGGGAACTTGGCCTTGACAGACTACCTGACAAG TCAGGTTTATAA